A window of Solanum stenotomum isolate F172 chromosome 3, ASM1918654v1, whole genome shotgun sequence contains these coding sequences:
- the LOC125858051 gene encoding remorin, giving the protein MAELEAKKVEIVDPAPPAPGPVEAPKEVVADEKVIVAPALPPPAEEKEKPDDSKALVVVETKAPEPADEKKEGSIDRDAVLARVATEKRVSLIKAWEESEKSKAENKAQKKVSAISAWENSKKANLEAELKKMEEQLEKKKAEYTEKMKNKIALLHKEAEEKRAMIEAKRGEDLLKAEELAAKYRATGTAPKKILGIF; this is encoded by the exons ATGGCAGAATTGGAAGCTAAGAAAGTAGAAATTGTGGACCCTGCACCCCCTGCGCCAGGACCTGTTGAAGCTCCTAAAGAAGTGGTGGCTGATGAGAAAGTTATAGTTGCACCAGCTCTGCCTCCTCCtgcagaagaaaaagaaaaacccGATGACTCGAAAGCATTAGTTGTCGTTGAAACTA AAGCACCAGAACCTGCTGATGAGAAAAAAGAGGGATCTATTGACAGAG ATGCTGTGCTTGCTCGCGTTGCAACAGAGAAGAGAGTATCACTCATCAAAGCATGGGAGGAAAGTGAGAAATCAAAAGCCGAAAACAA AGCTCAGAAGAAGGTATCTGCAATTAGTGCATGGGAGAACAGCAAGAAAGCTAACCTAGAGGCTGAGCTCAAAAAGATGGAG GAACAGTTGGAGAAAAAGAAGGCAGAATATACtgagaaaatgaaaaacaaaattgcTCTACTCCACAAGGAAGCAGAAGAGAAGAGAGCGATGATTGAAGCTAAACGTGGAGAAGATCTTCTCAAGGCAGAGGAGCTTGCAGCAAAATACCGTGCCACTGGAACTGCTCCAAAGAAAATCCTTGGAATATTTTGA
- the LOC125858048 gene encoding transmembrane ascorbate ferrireductase 1, which yields MATGLKALPFSFGAHFLALIAAIMVLVWSIHFRGGLAWEAENKNLIFNIHPVLMLIGFIILGGEAIISYKSFPLEKQVKKKIHLVLHAIALILGIIGIYTAFKNHNESNIPNMYSLHSWIGIGVITLYGIQWIYGFVVFFYPGGSSEIRRDSLPWHVLLGMFIYVVAVGNACLGFLEKLTFLEVNGLAKYGSEAFLVNFTAIATVLYGVFVFLTILSQGPTADDHSYSAIA from the exons ATGGCAACTGGGCTAAAGGCACTGCCTTTTTCATTTGGGGCACATTTTCTTGCCTTAATTGCTGCTATTATGGTCTTAGTTTGGTCTATTCACTTTAGGGGTGGCTTAGCTTGGGAGGCTGAAAACAAAAATCTCATCTTTAAT ATTCACCCTGTACTTATGCTTATTGGCTTCATTATTCTAGGGGGAGAAG CCATCATAAGTTACAAATCTTTCCCCCTGGAGAAGCAggtgaagaaaaaaatacatctaGTTTTACATGCTATCGCCCTCATACTTGGAATAATTGGAATCTATACCGCATTCAAAAACCACAATGAAAGCAACATCCCCAACATGTACAGTTTACATTCCTGGATTGGAATAGGAGTTATTACTCTTTATGGCATTCAG TGGATTTATGGATTTGTGGTGTTCTTCTACCCTGGAGGTAGTTCTGAAATCAGACGCGATTCACTTCCCTGGCATGTGCTTTTGGGAATGTTTATATATGTCGTGGCTGTTGGCAATGCGTGTTTAGGCTTCCTTGAGAAGCTCACATTCCTGGAAGTGAATGGCTTGGCTAAATATGGTTCCGAAGCCTTCCTAGTTAACTTTACTGCCATTGCTACCGTTCTGTACGGTGTCTTTGTATTTCTGACCATTCTTTCGCAAGGTCCCACTGCGGATGATCATAGTTACTCTGCCATTGCTTGA